The Leptospira saintgironsiae genome contains the following window.
CTTAAAGAGATTGGTTTTAAACCGGCGGCAATCGCAGGTTCTAGCTCAGGAGCATTGATTGGTTCCTTAGTCTCCGCAGGAATCCCTCCGGAAGAGATCACAAGGTTTATACTTACTTTGCAAAAAAGTGATTTCTGGGATGGAAACTTTTTCAGTCAGTTCTTAAAACCGTTTAGAAAGGGACTTAAAAATTATTCAGGCATTCTTTCGGGAAAAAAGATCAGAACCTTATTAGAACCTTACTTGGGAAATAAGGATATTTCTGAAATGCCTATCAAGATGGGGATCGCAGTTTCTAATCTTACTAAAGGTATCAGAGAATTAAAGACCGAAGGTAATATCGTGGATATGATCATGGCCTCCATGACCTTCCCCATTCTATTCGAAATTCCAAACCTAAAAGGAGAGGAATTTTTAGATGGTGGTGTAGCAGATGCAGAACCGATCAAAGAATTTATCTTGGATCCAAGTATCAAAAGGATTGTGATTCATGATATAGAGAACCGCAAACCTGTTTCTGAAAAAATATTAATGAGAGCTTTTGATTCTTGTGTAAGCGTGATCGCAAGTGAAACCAGAGATCTTAAAGAACTATTGGCTAAAAAATACGGCAAAAAAATTATCAGAGTGGTGACCAATACTCCTTATCTTCATCCAAACAAAATGGAAAACGGAAGATTAGCTTTGGAGTTAGGAAGAAGGTCCGCTCATTTTATGAAATCCCAAATATTGGGAGCCTAAATGCAAAAGCCGCCCGACAAAATCGGAC
Protein-coding sequences here:
- a CDS encoding patatin-like phospholipase family protein, with the protein product MASKKSPNLIFKKSYDALALNSAFFGFYAHSGFSLGLKEIGFKPAAIAGSSSGALIGSLVSAGIPPEEITRFILTLQKSDFWDGNFFSQFLKPFRKGLKNYSGILSGKKIRTLLEPYLGNKDISEMPIKMGIAVSNLTKGIRELKTEGNIVDMIMASMTFPILFEIPNLKGEEFLDGGVADAEPIKEFILDPSIKRIVIHDIENRKPVSEKILMRAFDSCVSVIASETRDLKELLAKKYGKKIIRVVTNTPYLHPNKMENGRLALELGRRSAHFMKSQILGA